A genomic window from Silene latifolia isolate original U9 population chromosome Y, ASM4854445v1, whole genome shotgun sequence includes:
- the LOC141630682 gene encoding uncharacterized protein LOC141630682 — translation MTQVQTSKGSKWSNMCLRDKTDIYFNGVRSEIVKDIIQISGFRIGKLPFKYLGVPISSKKITKYEGQKLIERIVIRIRALGARHLSYAGRLILVQSVLATMHSYWASFFLLHAGILKKVDSICRNFLWGGRDSYLRAPNVNWDKCCTPKEEGGGCLGLKNASQWNRALLGKYTDWLATKKDHLCVKWVNHVYKKGCDWKDYSAPTDCIWFWKKIIHIKDKFKQGYVNELWLNQTIPYSVAAGYQWLRTKNAKVSWRFLYWNSLNVPRHSFIYWASQHCKLLTLDRMIKMGRGTATICYICGVEPETHEHLFYKCEYSKICMKLLQDYLHLSFLAEDMVKWFSTGRGRSGLQRVFTGACFVGVIYAIWNARNRARIYHRLAAPWILVK, via the coding sequence GGATAAGACTGACATTTATTTCAATGGAGTAAGATCTGAGATAGTGAAAGATATTATCCAGATTTCTGGTTTCAGGATTGGCAAACTTCCATTCAAATATCTAGGAGTTCCTATCTCTTCTAAGAAAATCACTAAGTATGAGGGGCAGAAACTTATTGAGAGAATTGTGATCAGAATTCGAGCTTTAGGAGCTAGACATTTATCCTATGCAGGAAGATTAATTCTTGTGCAGTCTGTATTGGCCACTATGCACTCCTATTGGGCATCTTTCTTTCTCCTCCATGCTGGGATTCTGAAGAAGGTTGACTCCATTTGTAGGAATTTCCTATGGGGAGGAAGGGACTCCTATCTTAGGGCTCCCAATGTCAACTGGGATAAATGCTGTACTCCTAAGGAAGAGGGGGGGGGGTGTTTAGGTTTGAAGAATGCTAGTCAGTGGAACAGAGCTCTGTTAGGGAAGTATACTGATTGGCTTGCAACAAAGAAAGACCACTTATGTGTTAAGTGGGTCAACCATGTATACAAGAAAGGATGTGACTGGAAGGACTATTCTGCTCCCACTGACTGCATCTGGTTTTGGAAGAAGATTATCCACATTAAAGACAAGTTCAAGCAAGGGTATGTTAATGAGTTGTGGCTAAACCAGACTATTCCTTATTCTGTTGCTGCTGGATATCAGTGGCTCAGAACAAAAAATGCCAAGGTTTCATGGAGGTTTCTTTACTGGAATTCTCTGAATGTGCCCAGACACTCGTTTATCTACTGGGCTAGTCAACATTGCAAGCTGCTTACTCTGGACAGAATGATCAAAATGGGAAGGGGAACAGCTACAATTTGCTACATTTGTGGGGTGGAGCCTGAAACCCATGAACATCTATTCTACAAATGTGAATATAGTAAGATTTGTATGAAATTATTGCAGGATTATCTTCACCTTTCTTTCCTTGCAGAAGACATGGTCAAGTGGTTCTCTACAGGCAGGGGTAGAAGTGGACTACAAAGAGTCTTCACTGGTGCTTGCTTTGTAGGTGTCATATATGCCATTTGGAATGCTAGAAATCGTGCTCGCATCTATCATCGGCTAGCTGCTCCTTGGATTCTTGTGAAGTAG